The Triticum urartu cultivar G1812 chromosome 6, Tu2.1, whole genome shotgun sequence genome includes the window AGGAGAAGCACCAGGACGACCGCTCTTCTTCCCCGTCCCGACCAAGGTGAGCTCCTCCCCTGCTCTTCTTCTCCATGGTTTGGTTCATCTTGTTTTTTACTGTGAATGCACACTGCattatttatttaattttttacttttttacttAGGTCTAGTTCTGTGTGTGTGCAAATTGCTATATGTGTGCAATTTTATTTCGTAGGTTATTGGAGACTGATGTATGTATGGAAATGCACTGCCATGAGTGCTTATGTGTGCACAGTTTTCAGAAAATGTACATCTTTGGCTATGCAGAAAATGTACTGCCATATTTGTGCAATTTATTTTCAGAAGTCCGTGCTATATGTGTGCAAGTACTTCAATATTGTTCACATATCACATGAGTTTGGACATTCCGACACGGTCCAGTGTGCATCTGGTTAAGTTGGACGTAGGGTCAGACCCTAGGTCGGACTGTCCAACTTGGCAGATTTCGGCAAGCTTTGCTTCTTGATGATGGTCCCTGCTTCCCCTCCCAGTCCCTTCTTCTCTTTGCTTGATTCCTTTACGCCTGAGAATTCCCAAAGTTCCGggatgaggtagtagccatgtctcacatgcaAGTATAGGGGGCTCATAGAGGAACCAAGTCACCTCGGTTTCAATAGCATGCCCACGAGCTCTTGTCAACGGCCCACTTGGAATTTGTGGGGTTCATGGTGATCCATGGGATGCTTCGCACCACAGTGGCTCCTACATCATTGACTCCTGTGTGCTTCCTAGCTTCTAGCTTTCTATTTTCCGTCCTGTTCACCATGTCCGTTGCTCTTTCATGTTTATCATGTCATGCGAGTCCGTCAAACCTTTATTGTCATGTCAACCTTCTTTCTTGTCCTGATCCTTTTGTGTACAATTTGGCCCTTCTGGTTATGATATTCTTCTAGAGGATTTCAGTGGCCTCCTTTTGCATTCTTGTTGATCTATGCCCATTCTCTTGTCGCCGAGCTTCTTCTGCCGCTGGTTTCTTGTGCTATGATTTTTGCGACATGCTTCTTCTAGCCCACCTTGGCTTTACTCAACAGGTTTTTGAAGACTCCATGCTACAACTGACACTATAGAGACACTGATTTTGGATTTCACTATTTGTTAGTGTTATATTCTTCAAATGCAAGGAGTATTAATTGGTGGTCTAGGTTTCTTTACGTATTCGTATCAGTCTAGTTTTCCTTGCTTGTAATCCAAGTCCCTTGTAATATATATATTCCCCCTTGGGCTATACAATAGAGATAGGTTGCTCATCTAACAATGCTAACTTATTTCTATGTTTTAACCATACTATATGCTTTGATCCGTTGCAgataaacatataatcttaatggGGCATGATCATATCACTCATATAGAGGTAAGTTGGTCAGTCTCAAGTATTATATGTCTCTATAATCACTTTATCCTGACATTTCTTGTTCTTACTTTTTTGGGGGTACAGAAGCTCACGGCGGATGGTTCTGTTGCTGGTATGTTCTCTGCTGCAGTTTTCTAGAAGCATGTGATTTTCCACGCATAATTCTTCATATCAAATAGAGAAGAAGTGTGTTTATTTTTGCGTTTCTTTATTTCTTCTTGTGTATTGAATCCACATAGTCACTCGTTATGCAAGTTTCCATTTTGTGGAGATGATTCTCAGCCTCAAGGTACTGATGAAGTTAATTACACACAGAGGATTCCAAGTTGCATTATTTTTTTGGACGCTGCTTTGGTGCAGTTACGGCACTGAAGCTCAGTCCTATTTTTTTGTATGTTGTTCTTTATATGGATGTACCTTGTATTCCTTACGTGTTTCCTTTTTTGTAAAATAGACAGGAAATGTTGCCAGGAACCTGGCTGCGATGAAATTGTCAGTGGAAGGATAATGTACTGCAATAGTCACACTAGAGGGCATTCATCCCAACAGCTTGGTTACCTCCAGAGTTCACAGAAAACCTCAGATTTATACATGCCCCCTGTTAAAGGCAGACAGTGTACTGAACCCAGTGCCAGTGCAGAGCAAGATGTAAGTATCAAGTATGAGGGGAATGATCAAGGCAAACTCAATGATAGATCTGGGAATACTCAGGGAAACACTGGGCAACTAGTCTTGGGTGGCCCTGACACGCTTTGCAAGCACGACAACTGCAAAAAGCAGGCCCAGAGTAACACACTGTACTGCAAGCTACATAGTGGTGGTAGCAAGGGTTGCCTAGTACGGGACTGTGTGAAAGCCGCACATGGTGGCACACCTCTATGCATCGGCCATGGAGGAGGGAAGCGTTGCATCGTTGCTGGATGTCCAAACGCTGCATGTGGGCAGGGCCGTAGCGAGCACTGTGTGAGGCATGGTGGCGGCAAGAGATGCAAGTTCGAAGGGTGCGTGAAGGGCGCACAAGGGAACACAGACTTCTGCATCAGGCACGGCGGGGGAAGGCGGTGCAAATCCGAAGGATGCACAAAGAGCGCACAAGGACGCACGGATTTCTGCATCAAGCATGGTGGCGGCACCCGGTGCCAGTTCCAAGGATGCAACTCCAGCGCAAAATGGGGGACGGATCACTGCTCCATGCATCGGAAGAGTTTGCTGGGCGAGACGCCTGAAGCGCTGCCACTTCCTTCCGCCAAGCGTCGCGGGGCCAAGAAGCCCAAAAAGGAAGTAAAGCCGCCGCTTCTGGCCTCCCAGCTGACCGTCACCACTGCTGCGTCTACTGCTGGGAGCAGCACGCCGCAAGCAAAGGGTATTCTTCACATGCCTTCAAACCGTGAGTTGTCGCACAAGATCGTGATGGCGGCCGGGCAAGCCGCCATGGCTCCTGCCCAGGTTTTACCACTGTCCACGAAACCTCCAGCGCCGTCGGGGACGGAGAAGGAAGCGGCGACGAGCAGCACAACGCTGAATCTTTAGAAAACATCCATGGTGCAGGTGATTGCTTGCATCATGCAGGCTGTCAATCTCTGATTACTGTTTCGGACCGAAAACATCCATGGCTTTAGGAGACGGAGACTCGTCCATGGTAAAAGTTGTTGCTGCCGGCTTGACGTCGATTTTTCTGTTTGGTCTCTTTTCCGTCTAACATGTCAAATCTCTATATTCTGTAATGGCGTGTGGTTGGTGCGTGGTTGTGTGGGAACTGCTCGTCGGACTATATGAGGTTGTGGACGATTGGCTAGAAATCTGCATCATCCTGCAATGACGTGCTTTCGAATGAACCTGCTGAGGAGGGAGGTCTTTCTCCGTGCTTCACTGTCGTTGCCGAGTGCTGACCACGGGGCTATCTTAGTCCGTGAACTGGGCTATGTCCACGGACATATCTGGACATTGTATGACCATGTCTGCTTTTCACTCTCATTTGTCTGTGCACGTAGTCGTGTTCTCCAAATTGTCTGCTCACGTGCACATAATTACTATGGCATCCAAATTGTCCGGTCATGTGGAACATATAATTACTATGGCGAAAAAAGAAGATGTTGTCCGGTCACGTGTGTATAATTACTATGGCATCCAAATTGTGCATATAATTACTATGGCATACAAATTGTCTGGTCATGTGCATATAATTACTATGTCACGTGGAAGACGTGGAAGATATTGCTCGGTCACGGGAAGTGCTATTATGAGCTCGGGCTCATATATGCTCCTTTATCTCCTACGTCCACTAGCGCCAAGATTCCCACCACGTATATGCCTATGTATTCAAAGTAGTATATGCAATTCTTTTGCAGACCATGGCCTACCCACCAACCAGACTTAATGTGACGGCCGCCGTCTCATGCTTGACGTCTCAGACGGTGCTCAGATGACACGCACAGACGGAAACATTGTCCAAACCCACTCATTTATTTGCAGCCACCAATCCATCAACCCACTTTCCTCTGCAAGATTCATTCGCCTCGTCCCCTCCCATTATTATTTCTTCCTCAATTGCGCATGGAGTTTCTCCTCTGTCATGACCAGTAAAAGTATTATTTATTAAAAAAAATCCAATTTTATTTGCAACAAACATTATAGAATTGTCTACGCACGTACAAAAATCACCGAAGAAAAAACATACCTAAATGCTCTGAGAGAAAAAAAAAACAATGCTTCAAAACGACTATTTTTAAAAGCATTTTGAAGTAATGATTTTGCTTTTTTTTCAAAGCAATAGGAATCTTTTCCTCACAAATGGTTACACGTATGTATAAATTCATCAATGCTTGTTGCCAAAACATTTGactttttttactattttttcaTTTTTGTGTTCATGATGTTGCATTTGAGCTTGGTGCAGGAGGACATTTTCGTGCAAAGTGCCAGATCAGAAACAATGACCACCTTATCTTGTTCAAGATGCACTGCCGCCACACAAAATTAAGTAACAAGTAATTAAGCAGCACCACCCACAATCTCCAATATACAGAATGTATTTTCCATGTAATAATTTTAAGCAATAATCTGCAGGTCAATCAAAAAACACCCCCTTGATGTGGCAATTTTGTTTCATGTCCATCCCGCACATGTCTACTGTTTGAGCATCGACTACGTCGGCAAAAACTCGGCCATGGCAGTGTCGCTCAATCACTGCAGCAGCAATCCAAAAGTTTTGCCACGGCAGCTTACATGCAACACTGTCTTGGCAATGAAAATTTTATGGCAACCCTTTCCCTCCCGAATTATTCATTCCGGAAATTTTATGCACCTTCAACATTTGCATTGCCACCACATCCTCCTTGGCTTGAGCTACCTCCAACCTCTGACATTGTGGTCGACACAAGTTATCCGTACATCCGCCCTGATAGGCACTATATACTACTCTCAAACATTCAACAATTCCACTAACCTAAAGAACCCCTGAATGTGTATCCAAGCTCACAGTCATGACGCTGGATCCTCCCACAAGAATTAGTTCCAGCATCAGCTGCCCCTCCTTCCATGCCAATTCCAGAACCAAGTGCAGCAGCAACACCTCCACCTGTACAAAAGGAAAGGACAGTTTTTTCAAAACAAATAGCCCTTGACTAATCAAAGCTGGTAGACACCGTGACATGCACCGGCACCACCGCTAGCTGAAACATCTGAGATGCTTATCTCTGGTTCACCCACCCTTTTGGACTCTGTCGCCACCCTTTCCAGTGCCACCACTGTATTATAAGTTTATAACCTTGCTCCTTGTCACTTCCTGAGGATGAAGCACATTGCTTGTCAATGGGTTGGTCATATCGGTAACACAGACTCTTTTCACGGGCACTCAATTTTATATTACCTGCACGACGCGCACGAAGGTCATCATCCTCACTTGCCATGCTGTGATTATCACTTGAAGTGTCTTCGGTTTCTGAGGTTTCCGATCGACAAATCGTTTCAACAATGTTCGAGAACCTCACTCTCCTCCGCCTTTTGTTGCCTCTTTCTGACTTCTTATTCCCCTACCGTCTCCAAGACCGCTTTAGTAGAACCCATGTTCCCTGTCTCGGAGGCACCACCAACATACCTCCGTCCTGCGAACCACATTTATTTAAGTATGTATTTCAAGCACATTTCAATTGACAAATTTATACCACAGTTGACTAACCTACAATTTTTGCCTGCCAGCGACGATTACTGTTTCCGGCAGCCACATTTCTCCCAACAACTCCACCTATGATCGACACAATACCTATGTCAGCGACATGATTGGGAGAATTGTGTTCTTGTCTCTACCACAAACTTAATATGAACTGTATGACACAATACTACTTTTCTCAGTATCATACCTGTCGAAGCACCCTCATCAAAGATCTCCCCTAAATCAGGAACCAGTTGTAACCAAATTTTCCAAACTGAAATAACAAATTCTTGTTCTCTTCTCCTCAATAGTTCTCGCCCGAGTCTGTCGAACAGAAGCATCATATACTTCTGCACAAACATATCCATTAGACACCATCACTCCTTTATGCGCTCATCGTTGCACATAAAACACCTTCGAAATACGGCTTTGTCCATTTCTTTCTGATCTCGAGAAGTTGAGTCATGTACGGGCGTCTCCATAGCTTGTATTCATCCAGCAGCATCACCCACCCATTCTCAAACCCATCTACCGTGAGCATGTAGTTCACCACCTCATGGGACTCTGCTTGAATTCACTCTTCTTGGTGTACAGAGGGCCCAACGTTTACTTTGCGTTCTTGAGCATGTGATACTTGCACCGCCAGCATGTGGTGTCTGGCATAATGCTCTTTGATAGCCAGCTCCATAGCCTGAATAGGGTCTGCAAAGCACACCAGGAAAGCAAGAACTTACCAGTAAGTATAGTCATCAGAGGAGCGCCGCCCATCACTCTAAGAAATTCTGAGAAAACATTCAGAACTCTCAGTTGTCTCATCACAAACAAGCACCTCTGCCAGGATGGTACTCTGGAAATGACTATTAACACCAACAATAGGCTGAACAACATTTCGTACAAATTAGTCCAGTACATGGTGTCAAATGTTATCACATCCCTGAAAAATGTGTACTGCAGCCTGCTGTTTCCACTTGCCCACATCAGGTTGTTAATCCCGCCCTCATTGTCAGCCTGAATTTTGTATGTGAAATGCGGATCCTTGGCCCCAATTTCAGCAAACACCTCCATCATCATCGACCTGCTCCGTATTTATCTTCCCACGGAGATTGCGCAAAGACCTTTTGGTGAATGGCACATTCTCCATTGATCCAAAGAAGTTCCCTATGATACCATACAACTTCGCAAGGTTGGCATTGTTTTGCCGCAACTGCTTTATCAGATATATATGCTTGTGCCATGGCCAATGCACCATCTCGCCAAAGTTTGGTGAAAGGGAATGGTTGTGGCTCTCCCAATGCTCTGTGATGTACCACCCAGCGTCTGACATTTGCAACGGCAAGACCTTGTGTTCTTAACACCAACTTTACCCTGCATATGTAATCAATATTTTTAGAATGCAGAAACTACAGAATAACTGCAACTAATAATAATCGCACTGACGCGAGTTGGGCAGGGTGGTCTGCTCGGTGCGGCAGCACCTGCCTATCCTCAGCCTGCAAACGCAGCCAACTCACATATTAAGTGCCTGAATTCAGTAAGCAGTATTTTTCTCAATTAAACTGTCTGGGTTCAGTAAGCATGATTCTGTTTATTGACTGCAAATCCCTCTTTGTTCTAAAGCCATGATTTATCCTCCACTCATCCAAACTTTTCTGACAGCAAGAACAATTCTAGCACTAAGCTAGTTGTTCTAACGCAGCCAACTCACATTTTAAGTGCCTGAATTCAGTAAGTAGTATTCTCTCAGTTCAACTCTCTGGGTTCAGTAAGCATGATTCTACTTATTGACTGCAAATCCCTAGTTGTTTTAATGGCACGATTTATTCACTCATCCCAACTTTTCTGTAAAATCTCTAGATCACTGACAGCAAGAACAATTCCAGCACTAACCTCTTGTTCCACGCAGTCACCACCCGCGGATTCATCTTCCCAACTGACAGCTCCGACGTCGGAGGCGAGCTCTCCCTCCtatccgccgccgcctccttggCCGCGAAAATCTGAGCGTCT containing:
- the LOC125513355 gene encoding probable WRKY transcription factor 19 — translated: MGHDHITHIEKLTADGSVADRKCCQEPGCDEIVSGRIMYCNSHTRGHSSQQLGYLQSSQKTSDLYMPPVKGRQCTEPSASAEQDVSIKYEGNDQGKLNDRSGNTQGNTGQLVLGGPDTLCKHDNCKKQAQSNTLYCKLHSGGSKGCLVRDCVKAAHGGTPLCIGHGGGKRCIVAGCPNAACGQGRSEHCVRHGGGKRCKFEGCVKGAQGNTDFCIRHGGGRRCKSEGCTKSAQGRTDFCIKHGGGTRCQFQGCNSSAKWGTDHCSMHRKSLLGETPEALPLPSAKRRGAKKPKKEVKPPLLASQLTVTTAASTAGSSTPQAKGILHMPSNRELSHKIVMAAGQAAMAPAQVLPLSTKPPAPSGTEKEAATSSTTLNL